The Citrifermentans bemidjiense Bem genome window below encodes:
- a CDS encoding DNA-binding transcriptional response regulator, whose translation MDERGIMIADRDADFRSQVAEHFRKAGYRVETTDSAVHVLCNILEKQTPVLLLGNDFDQKISSADLIHLLKKCNRHLHVILVSDEMPLAQARQVRQEGIFYHALKPADATDNEELGLAVECAFNKERVRSAATPEPAVQEGGLLSWLAPLAVLVCGTSLVALATAASMEQGSSMAIWLFLAFCALLLVTQLLPVFRITLPAPMRKLGAVRKQEAKGEKK comes from the coding sequence ATGGACGAGCGGGGAATCATGATAGCGGACCGGGACGCCGACTTCCGCAGCCAAGTGGCTGAGCACTTCAGGAAGGCGGGGTACCGGGTGGAAACGACCGATTCGGCAGTCCATGTACTTTGCAACATTCTGGAGAAACAAACGCCGGTCCTGCTTTTGGGAAACGATTTCGATCAGAAGATCTCATCGGCAGACCTGATCCACCTTTTGAAGAAATGCAACCGCCACCTGCACGTCATCCTCGTCTCCGACGAGATGCCGCTGGCACAGGCCCGGCAGGTGCGCCAGGAAGGGATTTTCTATCACGCCTTGAAACCGGCCGATGCTACGGACAACGAGGAACTGGGACTTGCCGTGGAATGCGCCTTCAACAAGGAGCGCGTCAGATCAGCAGCAACGCCGGAGCCGGCCGTACAGGAAGGGGGATTGCTTTCCTGGCTGGCCCCCCTGGCGGTTCTTGTTTGCGGTACGAGCCTGGTAGCACTGGCCACGGCAGCCAGCATGGAGCAGGGAAGCAGCATGGCGATCTGGTTGTTCCTTGCTTTCTGTGCGCTGCTTCTCGTGACGCAGTTGCTGCCGGTTTTCCGGATCACCCTGCCGGCGCCGATGCGCAAGCTGGGGGCGGTGCGAAAACAGGAAGCGAAGGGCGAAAAGAAATAA
- a CDS encoding multiheme c-type cytochrome, producing the protein MRYRETAFFLTLSIAAWVCLSVLAQPGASAFSYGEEAGKNESCLACHGDSAQVPKGFFIDTKHFNQTTHARIGCEACHAAVPATHPDGAKVARAGCGECHADVDREYATGLHVKKTTCNGCHNPHMVHSPKEISGQEINAMCSNCHNTLEMTARHGEWLPQSELHLRMLPCITCHTGSKEYFISMYIVKSKNGSMFGKQEVAGYDELKQMSGGKEIVSLIDKNRDNYVSLEELRVFNRSQNSLRLHGMMTPVSVSHKFEILDDRRNCTFCHTSGPALMQTSFIAVPEADGSYSRVPVEKGAVLDALYGTPDFYMMGSTKNGALNKIGLAIICGGLIMPVGHGFVRFLTRKNRNTKEHKS; encoded by the coding sequence GTGAGATACAGGGAAACCGCATTTTTTCTTACGCTGTCGATTGCCGCCTGGGTCTGCCTGAGCGTGTTGGCGCAACCCGGCGCATCGGCTTTTTCCTACGGTGAGGAGGCCGGCAAGAACGAGAGTTGCCTAGCCTGCCACGGCGATTCGGCGCAGGTGCCCAAAGGCTTCTTCATCGACACCAAGCACTTCAACCAGACCACCCACGCCAGGATCGGGTGCGAGGCCTGTCACGCGGCGGTCCCGGCCACCCATCCGGACGGCGCGAAGGTGGCAAGGGCTGGGTGCGGCGAGTGCCATGCCGACGTGGACCGGGAATACGCCACTGGGCTGCACGTCAAAAAGACCACCTGCAACGGTTGCCACAACCCGCACATGGTGCACAGCCCCAAGGAGATCTCCGGGCAGGAGATCAACGCCATGTGCTCCAACTGCCACAACACGCTGGAAATGACGGCCAGGCACGGCGAGTGGCTCCCCCAGTCGGAACTGCACCTGCGGATGCTGCCGTGCATAACCTGCCATACCGGATCGAAGGAGTATTTCATCAGCATGTACATAGTGAAGAGCAAGAACGGTTCGATGTTCGGCAAGCAGGAGGTGGCGGGGTACGACGAGTTGAAGCAGATGTCCGGGGGGAAGGAGATCGTCTCGCTGATCGACAAAAACCGCGACAACTACGTCTCGCTTGAGGAGCTGCGCGTCTTCAACCGCAGCCAGAATTCGCTGCGCCTGCACGGCATGATGACGCCGGTCTCCGTCTCGCACAAGTTCGAGATCCTCGACGACCGCCGCAACTGCACCTTCTGCCACACCTCAGGCCCGGCCCTGATGCAGACAAGCTTCATCGCGGTGCCGGAAGCCGACGGCAGCTACAGCCGCGTGCCGGTGGAAAAGGGAGCGGTCCTGGACGCACTTTACGGCACGCCCGACTTCTACATGATGGGGTCGACCAAGAACGGCGCCTTGAACAAGATCGGCCTCGCCATCATCTGCGGCGGACTGATCATGCCGGTAGGCCACGGCTTTGTGCGCTTCTTGACCCGTAAAAACAGGAACACAAAGGAGCATAAGTCATGA
- a CDS encoding cytochrome b/b6 domain-containing protein, producing the protein MSENSSEKKRIYLQPWPVRIWHWINATGIIVLIVTGAQIRFPESVAVLSSYKSAIDVHNVTGLIVSISFSFWFFYYKMVKNTLDKLYIPDEEDLKHGLVRQLLYYCFWYFLGRPSPYHASPDHKFNPMQKYAYLAVMFVLMPLVGLTGILLLNVTPLRILVLMWGGIKFIVALHFLLACSLLAFLCTHVYLATLGNYIKPMLIGWEDVEEHEEKHVEAPAAIPGYRPVRHYPEYAEMQHEQRQG; encoded by the coding sequence ATGAGCGAAAATTCGAGCGAGAAAAAGAGGATCTACCTCCAGCCCTGGCCGGTCCGCATCTGGCACTGGATCAACGCCACCGGCATCATCGTCCTGATCGTAACCGGCGCGCAGATCCGTTTCCCGGAAAGCGTCGCCGTCCTGTCGAGCTACAAGAGCGCCATCGACGTCCACAACGTAACCGGGCTCATCGTCTCCATCTCGTTCTCCTTCTGGTTCTTCTACTACAAGATGGTGAAGAACACCCTGGACAAGCTGTACATCCCGGACGAGGAGGACCTGAAGCACGGCCTGGTGCGCCAACTGCTTTACTACTGCTTCTGGTACTTCCTGGGCAGGCCAAGCCCGTACCATGCCTCGCCCGACCACAAGTTCAACCCGATGCAGAAGTACGCCTACCTAGCCGTCATGTTCGTCCTGATGCCGCTGGTGGGACTTACCGGGATACTGCTTTTGAACGTCACCCCGCTGCGCATCCTCGTCCTCATGTGGGGCGGCATCAAGTTCATCGTTGCGCTGCATTTCCTGTTAGCCTGCTCGCTTCTCGCCTTTCTCTGCACCCACGTCTATCTCGCCACACTGGGCAACTACATAAAGCCGATGCTGATCGGGTGGGAAGACGTGGAAGAGCACGAGGAGAAGCATGTCGAAGCGCCGGCCGCCATACCGGGATACCGCCCGGTGCGCCACTACCCCGAGTACGCCGAGATGCAGCATGAGCAGCGACAAGGATAG
- a CDS encoding cytochrome c3 family protein: MGFRSAFIVMVALAVGSSGAYALDIKDVTYNTDGGGKVVFSHQQHLKKKTAKSPNVSCKSCHENPRTAKTKYTMADMEKGKSCGKCHNGRRAFSVAKCTGCHKVKNVTFQVKETGPVLFSHVKHLKSMQCSACHNALYKTGPNKTVSMAEMEKGKSCGACHNGGKAFALAKCDGCHPTPKQVVFKVKETGPTVFSHSKHVEMYSCSACHTKLYPIGSSKSVTMAAMEKGKSCGACHNAKEAFAVAQCEKCHPVQEVKFRVSRVGDVKFSHATHLGMYKCGECHTRTFPTKRGGKPVSMAEMNKAKSCGACHDGKSAFSVTGNCDSCHQRG, translated from the coding sequence ATGGGATTCAGATCGGCATTCATCGTCATGGTCGCGCTCGCAGTCGGGTCATCCGGAGCGTACGCCCTTGATATCAAGGACGTCACCTACAACACCGATGGCGGGGGGAAGGTGGTCTTCAGCCATCAACAGCACCTGAAAAAGAAAACCGCCAAGAGTCCTAACGTAAGCTGCAAGAGCTGCCATGAAAATCCGCGCACGGCCAAGACCAAGTACACCATGGCGGATATGGAGAAGGGGAAATCGTGCGGCAAGTGCCATAACGGCCGGCGGGCCTTCAGCGTAGCCAAGTGCACCGGCTGCCACAAGGTGAAGAACGTCACCTTCCAGGTCAAGGAGACAGGGCCTGTGCTCTTCAGCCACGTCAAGCACCTGAAGAGCATGCAGTGCAGCGCCTGCCACAACGCCCTGTACAAGACGGGTCCCAACAAGACGGTCTCGATGGCCGAGATGGAGAAAGGGAAATCGTGCGGCGCCTGCCATAACGGCGGCAAGGCCTTCGCCCTCGCCAAGTGCGACGGGTGCCACCCCACTCCCAAGCAGGTGGTGTTCAAGGTGAAGGAAACCGGACCGACCGTCTTCAGCCACTCAAAGCACGTCGAGATGTACAGCTGCAGCGCCTGCCACACCAAACTCTACCCTATCGGATCGAGCAAGTCGGTCACCATGGCGGCCATGGAAAAGGGGAAATCATGCGGTGCGTGCCACAATGCCAAGGAAGCGTTCGCTGTTGCTCAGTGCGAGAAGTGCCACCCGGTGCAGGAGGTGAAATTCCGGGTCTCCCGGGTTGGGGACGTCAAGTTCAGCCATGCCACGCACCTGGGGATGTACAAGTGCGGCGAGTGCCATACCAGGACCTTCCCCACCAAAAGGGGAGGGAAGCCGGTATCGATGGCGGAGATGAATAAGGCCAAGTCATGCGGTGCCTGCCATGACGGCAAGAGCGCCTTCTCGGTCACCGGCAACTGCGACTCCTGTCACCAGCGCGGCTAG
- a CDS encoding response regulator, giving the protein MKHRILLVEDNDRLAGMLTSFLASLGHEVLALADAETALALLGKEKIDLLVLDLKLAGMNGVELLQRVRRNPELKELPAIIMTGVFRGEGYARAAAKLGVKAYLEKPFGKDAFLEAVGAALAPPPGPRELSAMLLDLYHNGKSGVLQLGGGTRVVFLAGEPASFSSPGFVPFLLAEGRLLRGDLEKYPLSRPGKMPLCEAGLLNYDELQEQSRLFLSKVLVEAVLQNQPPQFLPDVGAIEPPLTPLSLPRLLYQAAKQGADRFGADSFLNRTGALFPLRTERYFRLANLLGLGPEEIGVLEQLGQGKSVREIFASAPPARQAWFLDFLVRMGMVNLALEPAEDRDAGFPQKMLFNRPIEEVVEVEVQGMSFEDLVDEVSDSIDLAVGETGMAAPLSASEIDFEQEVQRDYAAIQNKNYYEIFGLSQANFSFASLKESYFSKTRQYSPEKFMQLSGDTLSRAQDVLSHYANAYNTLSSVIAKERYDEMLNANVIGLGGRQEDALQARIQFQSGKVFLEMEDYKNAERALQDAYTLDAEDSQTSAYLAWSIYKNPANHGSQVALEKCRMLLSKSLQMGRSAEAFAFRGCMLLDEGRDGLAEGEFQKALRLNPQERHALGGMRLIRERHEAEKKGLFKRIFG; this is encoded by the coding sequence GTGAAACACCGCATCCTTCTGGTCGAGGACAACGACCGCCTGGCGGGGATGCTGACCAGCTTCCTCGCGTCGCTCGGGCACGAGGTGCTAGCTTTGGCCGACGCCGAGACGGCGCTAGCCCTCCTCGGGAAGGAAAAAATCGACCTGCTGGTCCTGGACCTGAAACTCGCCGGGATGAACGGGGTGGAACTGCTGCAGCGGGTGCGCAGGAACCCGGAGCTGAAAGAGCTCCCGGCAATCATCATGACCGGCGTTTTCCGCGGCGAGGGATACGCGCGGGCAGCCGCGAAGCTTGGGGTAAAGGCGTATCTGGAGAAGCCGTTTGGCAAGGACGCCTTTCTTGAGGCAGTCGGCGCCGCCCTCGCCCCGCCGCCGGGACCAAGGGAGTTATCAGCCATGCTGCTCGACCTCTACCATAACGGCAAAAGCGGCGTACTTCAGTTGGGAGGCGGGACGCGCGTCGTTTTTCTCGCCGGGGAACCCGCCTCTTTCTCCTCGCCCGGGTTCGTCCCGTTCCTGTTGGCGGAGGGGCGCCTGTTGCGCGGCGACCTGGAGAAGTACCCGCTCAGCCGGCCAGGCAAGATGCCGCTTTGCGAGGCGGGGCTTTTGAACTACGACGAACTACAGGAGCAGTCGCGCCTGTTCCTCTCCAAGGTCCTGGTCGAGGCGGTGCTGCAGAATCAGCCCCCGCAGTTTCTGCCGGACGTAGGCGCCATCGAGCCCCCGCTCACGCCCCTTTCGTTGCCGCGCCTGCTGTACCAGGCGGCGAAACAGGGGGCCGACCGTTTCGGGGCCGACAGCTTCCTGAACCGTACCGGAGCGCTCTTCCCCTTGAGAACGGAGAGGTACTTCCGCCTAGCCAACCTGCTGGGGCTGGGCCCCGAGGAGATAGGAGTACTGGAGCAGTTGGGGCAGGGTAAAAGCGTCCGGGAGATCTTCGCCTCAGCCCCCCCCGCGCGGCAGGCGTGGTTCCTCGATTTCCTGGTGCGGATGGGCATGGTGAACCTCGCCCTGGAACCGGCCGAGGACCGGGATGCGGGTTTCCCCCAGAAGATGCTCTTCAACCGCCCGATCGAAGAGGTGGTCGAGGTGGAGGTCCAGGGGATGAGCTTCGAAGACCTGGTGGACGAGGTCTCGGACTCCATCGACCTGGCGGTGGGCGAGACCGGCATGGCCGCGCCGCTTTCGGCAAGCGAGATCGACTTCGAGCAGGAGGTCCAGCGCGACTACGCCGCCATCCAGAACAAGAACTACTACGAGATCTTCGGGCTCTCCCAGGCTAATTTCAGCTTCGCGAGCCTCAAGGAATCCTATTTCTCCAAGACGCGCCAGTACTCCCCGGAAAAGTTCATGCAGCTTTCCGGCGACACCCTCTCCCGCGCGCAGGACGTCCTATCCCACTACGCCAACGCCTACAACACCCTCTCCAGCGTCATCGCCAAGGAGCGCTACGACGAGATGCTGAACGCCAACGTGATCGGCCTCGGAGGGCGCCAGGAAGACGCACTCCAGGCGCGCATACAGTTCCAGTCCGGCAAGGTCTTCCTGGAGATGGAGGACTACAAAAACGCCGAGCGCGCCCTGCAGGATGCCTACACCCTCGACGCGGAGGACTCGCAGACCAGCGCCTATCTGGCCTGGTCCATCTACAAGAACCCCGCCAACCACGGGTCTCAGGTCGCGCTGGAAAAGTGCCGCATGCTCCTCTCCAAGAGCCTGCAGATGGGGCGCAGCGCCGAGGCTTTCGCCTTCCGGGGGTGCATGCTGCTGGACGAGGGAAGAGACGGGCTCGCCGAGGGTGAATTCCAGAAGGCGCTCAGGCTGAACCCGCAAGAGCGGCATGCCCTGGGGGGGATGCGGCTGATCCGGGAAAGGCACGAAGCCGAGAAGAAGGGACTCTTCAAGAGGATCTTCGGTTAG
- the mltG gene encoding endolytic transglycosylase MltG, which translates to MFIALLVIVVLLPAARFALFLSLPAGDGRLTEMVELGKGRPLRAVAQELESRGIVSSARLFTLYARLMGGDSRVKAGVYLFDNGMRPSRILSKMLTGDVYQRLFALPEGYSSFQVAEMLDKRGIFTKEKFLMACRDEVMLSQLGIQAPSAEGYLFPGSYNILPGRTEQEVVREMIERQQEFLKNGVRNRLKARGLSEVQLLTLASMVEKEAVQPAEKPLIAAVFQNRLKIGMRLQSDPTALYGVRAFAGKVSRDDIMKETPYNTYRIPALPPGPIGNPGRDAIEAVLSPPSVPYLYFVGRGDGSHQFSRDLASHNNAVNKYLKAPPAPPRGTK; encoded by the coding sequence TTGTTCATTGCGTTGCTTGTGATAGTCGTACTGCTGCCTGCTGCCCGTTTCGCCCTCTTCCTGTCATTGCCGGCAGGCGACGGCAGACTAACCGAAATGGTCGAACTGGGAAAAGGCCGCCCCCTGCGCGCCGTGGCACAGGAGTTGGAGAGCCGCGGCATCGTCTCCAGCGCGCGACTCTTCACGCTGTACGCCCGCCTCATGGGTGGGGACTCCAGGGTGAAGGCCGGCGTCTACCTTTTCGACAACGGGATGCGGCCGAGCCGGATCCTTTCCAAGATGCTGACCGGAGACGTGTACCAGCGGCTCTTCGCGCTCCCCGAAGGGTACTCGAGCTTTCAGGTGGCCGAAATGCTGGACAAGCGCGGCATCTTCACCAAGGAAAAGTTCCTCATGGCCTGCCGCGACGAGGTGATGCTGTCCCAGCTGGGGATTCAGGCGCCCAGCGCGGAGGGATACCTCTTTCCCGGCAGCTACAACATCCTTCCCGGAAGAACGGAGCAGGAGGTGGTGCGCGAGATGATAGAGCGGCAGCAGGAATTCCTGAAAAACGGGGTAAGGAACCGTTTGAAGGCCCGCGGGCTTTCCGAGGTCCAACTGTTGACCCTCGCCTCGATGGTGGAAAAGGAAGCGGTGCAGCCGGCGGAGAAGCCGCTCATCGCCGCGGTGTTCCAGAACCGGCTCAAGATCGGGATGCGGCTGCAAAGCGATCCCACTGCGCTTTACGGCGTGCGCGCCTTCGCCGGCAAGGTCTCCCGTGACGACATCATGAAAGAGACCCCCTACAACACCTACCGGATACCGGCACTCCCTCCGGGCCCCATCGGCAACCCCGGCAGGGACGCCATCGAGGCGGTGCTGAGCCCGCCCAGCGTCCCCTACCTCTACTTCGTGGGACGCGGCGACGGGAGCCACCAGTTCTCGCGGGACCTGGCTTCCCACAACAACGCCGTGAACAAGTACCTGAAGGCACCGCCAGCGCCCCCGAGAGGGACCAAGTGA